The sequence atcaaatccaacagattttgactacgctcaggtttccccttgaatggagatttggtcatttttcctttcaggcaggattcacaagtaggtagagagttaatatcagacatatcaaacatgccctctcccactagcttgttcatcctccttgagaaaatatgacctagcctagcatgccaaaggtttgccgggttttgactatcgattttccttttgttcgttgttaccggtttatcaacataatttattggaacgtcttttaattttaagttatatagatcgttttcaagttgtccatttccaatcaaacattcattcttgtaaatattgcaaatcccattcacaaaattgcaagaaaaaccatctctatcaagcatagaaatagaaataatgtttttaatcaaatctggaacaaataaaacatctctcaaaagtaacttaaaatcgttctgcaaaattaaataaacgtctcccacagctttcgcttcaactctagaaccattcccgagccttgactgggtctcacccatccttagactattacttcttgtcatcatttgcaactcattgcaaatgtgagatctacatctggtatccaatacccaagaagtagtattaagaaaaacatttattttaatataaaacataccttttgcaaTTCGCAACTGCTtaaggtattccttgcagttacgtttccaatgatcgggtttcttgcagtgatggcaaacttgtttagacttgtccaattttgcatgtaacatttggccttgagatcatggtccaaccatttctctagttcggccaacctttcggcagttacatcagtcggggctgttttcggagaagccttttctaacacttagaaaatcttttccgaacttaggacaatcttaacttatggaatcattctgtattgtttgcgccagtaagtttgttttgttcgagaattgaaacatgtggattacgaagattcatcataatgatatactgagatgaaacagacaattatcgatgattgtttaattaatttactaagacataaaataggcaaaatttattttatgaatctcactcccactattttaacgatttcactaccctctagtgaaaacgggaaactgttttccttagtgggaacatggagtccaattgacaaactatggtcccgaagaatatcagccaaccataattttcaaaaggtagagcccaattgcttccaaagcaacctccaagtttttacctcatgtccaataagggcccaataatatgacgctgtttattgtgacatgtcaagatgacccatcaatattaagttgtgatggacggtcgccatgtggatcccctaataatatgagccgatcccatgggagttccacccaatttacaacatgtgtcgatccaatgtacagctttccgacgaacaggcccccccaataatatgagccggaccgtatccgcgggtagcatctcatacattgatcgttgatgaaaggtaggaacatttaaacaatatttaaatttccttttaatcttgatataaattttaaatcatatttaaaatgagggattttaattttgaaaatttgtctcatcatttaaaatttgtatgcttgcgggattcatacaatttagtctaaaacatgcatacaacgataatatcatatattatataggatgatcgattccatttctaatcgacccgtggttgccaatcacgagtctaagtccaatcctaggtaatatgcaggtatgcaatgcaatcctattacattgagcttccaatttacattttttctgtctttattgtctgctgggcccacctccgtcttcaaatcttcatctcccactaagtctaatgtatttacaataaataactatgacaagtaggggatatattttaaggggtgggaacaggccataaactaggcccacttttattacatatgacaattcatattgggccataaaccaggcccattaataaatccaacaacaataaaaacaaatgtaaattccctaacatacacctgcaaaattggtcatggcaatcgatcatccttatccaataatatttaattcaaaattaatttattggataacatgcaatgacaatcaaattaaaaaggataaaatcatattccatatataaaatattattttacatacaaaatcatattttatctttttatcaaataaaatcatattttacatataaaatccaattttatacataaaatcatattttattcaatatttccataagatcatatcttatcatcaattgtaccaaatatatttaatttcataaaatctgatttaacggataaaatctataaattttccaaaaattcaaatttatccaaaaatcaattttaaaattttcggactcgaacaattcgatccgacgcctcgtggaccaatcaaaaacaatttttgatcggaccaaaaatagaattttaacatattaaaattttaattaaaaaattaaaaataaatttttccgggccgcccgggacgatcccgggcagcccgcgccccaaaaaggggTCGGGccggcagcgatcacatcgctgccctgcgcagcacccagcgctgccccgggcagcgatccaatcgctgcccgtgttttgcccgtaaaaaaaaaatttattttaaaaattttattttgtttcaaaaaccgaggcttaaagaatttttgtacaatcgattaatttaatcgcttgatctgagaacctggctctgataccactgttgtaaaacggtgatcagatcaatcagaattgatacccggtgcagcggaagttttaaaacattttatatggaagaattccatatcatgagtatcaaaactttacgattaaattgtgcgtgtaaaaattaaataacaattaaatttttacctcgaatctcgaaacgagattatggacaccaacagattactcagctcttgttgtatatcccaagaactgatggacgaacaattcttcaatcaggtccacgaacagaaatttaatccctctgatagattgcactagaaaaactatcagaagtttctacgaagagaattaacgaatttgatccgttaaaccagactgcaaattcaaaattcacaggctggaatttttcgacagagagagggaggggcggcggccactgtaTAAAAatagctagggttttcgaaaattttgtgacctctgttgtgtaatttctgtactgcaataaattatttataatgtgggctgctaacatcttagggcccattagtcataagtttaagcatgacaagcaaagcccgcatgttcagaaattaatataaaattcatcgtgactcagattgataaaccaatttcaccaatgtgcacagaaaccatttctgcatcttttaaagtcaagataaattttctgaatccgaattcagtgatttccaaaaatgcccatccctatgtcattttaggaaatcttactccctctgctcttaaataagaagtcccacttctttgttcattaaatttaactctttaaatttaactatctcaacggggattaaaaatccattacttgtgtgaccctcaatggttcagggatacagctagccgtgggctcacaactccttgtgactcggaacaccaatttccgacttgcccatcgaatcatggtaagagcgcctagcaacatcgccccatgattccctaggtatcactgatagtgcctgcaagaaccaatagattttggttagcatacagtacgttcccttcatccatatatcccgatcgaatcaacaaccattggtaaatcgagagtcgttcgagattcgataactatgcaatgcatcttgaagatcaaatagtgacatcgcatgtgctactaagaaaccatttcttaaaacacatcatgtactctggccagagattcgtcacactaatatctcctcagattgcataggatatccatactagtaagtatgtggtgaatacttgacaacaaagcatcgactcctatatgtgtcgtaactgtacccaatcccgacacctgatgaccccaatagagtcggtaaacgagtcaaagtacagtactagcatatagagtctcaatgatgtttcaagtagtaaggactaatggtgtacaaccaaaaccgcggacttcatccactcgataagtgataaccacttggaaagtccggatagggtagttcgatcattcatcgtatgaatatccatttgcatgctttgaacatctctatgttccataccaataaaacgtggtactcggcatcgcaaatgctagtctcaatctcgagcgatccttatccctattaacggacggctcaatcgactaggaactgtttagaatatacagtgactataagatgtgtttcatgatagccatccccatgtgccaccacatcttacatacactatagtatattcaaggtcttcatctaaacatcttatagtatgtcacaacataataatatgataaaagataaagtaaacgccattataaaagtgtaaattatattaaacaaaagattgtttatacatagagtcatcaaagcccttagccacaagttggctcaccgggcacccactctatcAGGAAGGTGGTAATTGTCAGCTTATACGTGGATGATCTTATTGTTTGTCGTAACAATGAGCAGCTGTTGATCGAGTTCAGAGATTCCATGAAAAATGAATTTGACATGACAGATCTTGGGAGGATGAGGTACTTTCTTGGTCTTGAAGTTTTGCAAACGTCTAATGGCatttttattattcaaactaaGTATGCCTCATAAATGTTGAAATGTTTTGTAATGGATAAAAGTAATTCTGTACATAATCCAATTGCTCCTGTATTTAATCCTGGAAGGATGCAAGTGGAGTTGTTGTGGATAAAACATATTACAAGCAAGTTGTTGGCAGTCTCATGTATCTTAATACAACACGACCTGATATGATGTTTGTGATAAGTCTTTCTAGTAGATATATGGAAAATTCGACTCAGTTACACTTACAGGTGGTGAAACGAGTATTGAGATACTTAAAGTGCACTACTGAGTTCGGAATTTTCTACCATAAGAGAGGAGGTGATGAACTTGTCGCTTATACTGATAGTGATTATGATGGAGATATAGAAGATAGAAAGAGTACTTTAGGTTATGTGCTTTTATTAAGCTCAGGAGCAGTCTCATGGTCTTCCAAAAACCAACCAGTAGTTAGTTTGTCTACTACAGAGGCTAAGTTTATCGCCGCGTCATCGTGTTCTTGTCAAGCAATTTGGTTAAGAAGGGTAATATCAAAATTGGACCCGAGTCATGAGAAATTAACCAATTGTGATAGCAGCTCAGCAATCAAGCTTTTGAAAAATGCAATAATGCACGGTCGCAACAAAAACATTGATGTACGTTTTGATTTTCTTCGAGAGTTAACAAAGGGAGGCAGTGTTGAACTATGTATTGTGATTCACAAGATCAAGTGGCATATGTGATGACCAAACCTCTTAAAGTGGATCAGTTTTGCAAGCTGAGAAAACTCATGGGTGTTTGTATACGAGCTAATATAAACTGAATGCTAGAGCATTTAGTTTAAGGGAGGAATTGTT comes from Henckelia pumila isolate YLH828 chromosome 4, ASM3356847v2, whole genome shotgun sequence and encodes:
- the LOC140862277 gene encoding secreted RxLR effector protein 161-like, giving the protein MENSTQLHLQVVKRVLRYLKCTTEFGIFYHKRGGDELVAYTDSDYDGDIEDRKSTLGYVLLLSSGAVSWSSKNQPVVSLSTTEAKFIAASSCSCQAIWLRRVISKLDPSHEKLTNCDSSSAIKLLKNAIMHGRNKNIDVRFDFLRELTKGGSVELCIVIHKIKWHM